One genomic region from Zalophus californianus isolate mZalCal1 chromosome 2, mZalCal1.pri.v2, whole genome shotgun sequence encodes:
- the NKX1-1 gene encoding NK1 transcription factor-related protein 1, translated as MSASGPAAPGDSPALQPPPPGPASGPAPPTPAATAAAATARDAMDGRAELPAFPRAGPPPLAASDTVPAAPEGAGAARPGPPPRPTSFSVLDILDPNKFNSRRRRCVLLGPVPPAACAPCAPAPCAPAPAAPGRPPRAEELERRALAAAGGAGAATGAEPPHAGDPYKADEAEASGYSGGGGRSPSADEAPDADYDDEAPDAGTARGAEEVRGGGGGLAARGSGCPGAAEAEAAPGAADEAAAPGPRGNSPGAPGPPGASAAAAPGAAGTTPQGAAAATKPKRKRTGSDSKSGKPRRARTAFTYEQLVALENKFKATRYLSVCERLNLALSLSLTETQVKIWFQNRRTKWKKQNPGADTSAPTGGGGAAGPGAGPGAGLPGGLSPLSPSPPMGAPLAMHGPAGYPAHGPGGLVCAAQLPFLSSPAVLSPFVLGSQTYGAPAFYAPHL; from the exons ATGAGCGCGAGCGGCCCGGCGGCTCCCGGGGACAGCCCGGcgctgcagccgccgccgcccgggcccGCCTCGGGGCCCGCACCGCCCACgcccgccgccaccgccgccgccgccaccgcccggGACGCCATGGACGGGCGCGCCGAGCTGCCCGCCTTCCCCCGGGCCGGACCCCCGCCGCTCGCAGCCAGCGACACGGTGCCCGCGGCGCCCGAAGGGGCCGGGGCTGCCCGGCCTGGCCCGCCGCCGCGCCCCACCTCCTTCTCGGTGCTGGACATTCTGGACCCCAACAAGTTCAACAGCAGAAGACGCCGCTGTGTGCTTCTGGGCCCCGTGCCGCCCGCCGCGTGCGCGCCGTGCGCCCCGGCCCCGTGcgccccggcccccgccgccCCGGGACGCCCGCCGCGCGCAGAGGAGCTGGAGCGCCGCGCCCTCGCCGCCGCCGGAGGAGCTGGAGCCGCCACCGGAGCTGAGCCGCCGC ACGCCGGCGACCCCTACAAGGCGGACGAGGCCGAGGCCAGCGGCtacagcggcggcggcggccgcagcCCGAGCGCGGACGAGGCTCCCGACGCCGACTACGACGACGAGGCGCCCGACGCGGGGACTGCGCGCGGCGCGGAGGAGgtgcggggcggcggcggcggcctcgCGGCCCGCGGGTCGGGCTGCCCGGGCGCGGCCGAGGCCGAGGCGGCCCCCGGCGCGGCGGATGAGGCtgcggcccccggcccccgcgggAACTCGCCTGGAGCCCCGGGCCCGCCTGGggcctcggcggcggcggcgccggggGCCGCGGGGACGACCCCACAgggcgcggcggcggcgacgAAGCCCAAGCGGAAGCGCACGGGCTCGGACTCCAAGTCCGGGAAGCCGCGGCGCGCGCGCACCGCCTTCACCTACGAGCAGCTCGTGGCGCTGGAGAACAAGTTCAAGGCGACGCGCTACCTGTCGGTGTGCGAGCGCCTCAACCTGGCGCTGTCGCTGAGCCTCACCGAGACGCAGGTGAAGATCTGGTTCCAGAACCGCCGCACCAAGTGGAAGAAGCAGAACCCTGGTGCCGACACGAGCGCGCCGACCGGCGGCGGCGGGGCAGCGGGGCCGGGCGCGGGGCCGGGCGCTGGGCTGCCCGGCGGCCTCAGCCCGCTCAGTCCGTCGCCGCCCATGGGCGCGCCGCTCGCCATGCACGGCCCCGCCGGGTATCCGGCGCACGGCCCCGGCGGCCTGGTGTGCGCCGCGCAGCTGCCCTTCCTGTCGAGCCCGGCAGTGCTGTCGCCCTTCGTGCTGGGCTCGCAGACCTACGGCGCGCCCGCCTTCTACGCGCCGCACCTCTGA